One stretch of Buteo buteo chromosome Z, bButBut1.hap1.1, whole genome shotgun sequence DNA includes these proteins:
- the LOC142026886 gene encoding uncharacterized protein LOC142026886, with protein sequence MGGKQSGGILKKSPLGCILAHWKEIGGPPGGNVDRKTLIKYCNQWWPLYKLDDDEKWPFNGTLNYNTLLQLMLFLRREGKWDEVIYADMFFTLRNHPEWQKKCGINLAPRDPLVLAIEKEQRKSTGKMKRCCSACSIGQRCIKLKKNEERMEEDLDLSLPVLPPPSSEGNSIEDAGAEEPEDNVKTEGLGFTPITARTRSKVGPIIQAPLRQAVGVTGPTRIKIPFTMNDLDSWRETVKEYRDDPEGVAKRFELIVKNQDPDWKDIDLMLDALTETEKQLIIKNARTQVQIQITAGVLPGTVDTHVPRTDPNWDPNDDHDYRLLKRYQEWIKIGIENAVPKAVNWSSLYAVKQGQTETPTEFLDRLRVAMRKYTTLDPVSEVGKQQLVSLFLRQSSEDIRRKLQKLKEPEIRDLEKLIEEAWRTYRNREGEERRKMGTAIAAATIAALGRQDNSLRGRGRGTGRKGGSRQPLRSDQCAYCKEIGHWKGQCPKLSGAQAVVANVTSGQ encoded by the coding sequence ATGGGAGGTAAACAGAGTGGTGGAATATTGAAAAAGAGCCCCTTAGGCTGTATCTTGGCACATTGGAAGGAAATAGGGGGGCCTCCAGGTGGAAATGTGGATAGAAAAACTTTGATAAAATATTGCAATCAATGGTGGCCTTTATATAAATTAGATGATGATGAAAAATGGCCCTTCAATGGGACATTAAACTACAATACTTTGCTGCAATTGATGCTGTTTCTGAGACGGGAAGGAAAGTGGGATGAAGTAATATATGCAGATATGTTTTTCACTCTGAGAAATCATCCAGAGTGGCAGAAAAAGTGTGGCATCAATTTAGCTCCACGAGACCCTCTTGTGCTAGCAATagaaaaggagcaaagaaagagtacgggaaaaatgaagagatgCTGCTCAGCATGTAGCATAGGACAAAGAtgtataaaattaaagaaaaatgaagagaggatggaggagGACCTTGATCTCTCTTTACCTGTATTACCTCCACCATCCTCAGAGGGAAATTCTATTGAGGACGCAGGTGCGGAGGAACCTGAGGATAATGTAAAAACAGAAGGTTTAGGTTTCACACCTATAACGGCCCGTACTCGAAGTAAGGTGGGCCCTATTATTCAGGCTCCTCTGAGGCAAGCGGTGGGGGTTACTGGCCCTACTAGAATTAAAATACCATTTACAATGAATGATTTGGATTCGTGGAGAGAAACAGTAAAAGAATATCGAGATGATCCTGAAGGAGTTGCCAAAAGATTCGAGCTGATTGTTAAAAATCAAGACCCAGATTGGAAGGACATTGATTTAATGTTGGATGCCTTAACTGAAACCGAAAAACAATTAATAATAAAGAATGCACGAACTCAAGTACAAATCCAAATTACCGCTGGGGTTTTACCCGGAACAGTAGATACCCATGTGCCAAGAACAGACCCTAACTGGGACCCTAACGATGACCATGATTACCGATTGTTGAAAAGATATCAAGAATGGATAAAAATTGGTATCGAAAATGCAGTACCGAAAGCGGTTAACTGGTCGAGTCTATATGCTGTGAAACAAGGTCAGACTGAAACTCCCACGGAGTTTCTTGACCGACTGAGAGTGGCAATGCGAAAGTATACTACTTTAGATCCTGTTTCTGAGGTGGGGAAACAACAgttggtttctttgtttttgagACAATCTTCAGAGGATATAAGGAggaaacttcagaaattaaaggAGCCAGAGATAAGGGATTTAGAAAAGTTGATAGAGGAGGCCTGGAGAACGTATCGGAAtagagaaggggaggagagacGAAAAATGGGAACAGCTATTGCCGCAGCTACAATAGCCGCGCTGGGAAGACAGGACAACTCCCTTCGTGGGAGGGGTCGGGGaactgggaggaagggaggctCACGCCAGCCCCTAAGATCAGACCAATGTGCTTATTGTAAGGAAATAGGTCACTGGAAAGGACAATGTCCCAAGCTGAGTGGAGCACAAGCTGTTGTAGCCAATGTTACCTCTGGTCAATGA